One window of Streptomyces sp. FIT100 genomic DNA carries:
- a CDS encoding ornithine cyclodeaminase family protein yields MAGQETATVMIGADEVRAAVPMPTAIAALQGALREGLDPETDPARSVVPVEHGQLLLMPSQSRHYAGVKIASVAPANPGLGRPRIQGNYLLLDAETLTPLAVLDGVALTAIRTAAVSAAAADLLADPGAERLVVFGTGPQAHSHVEALRAVRPLRHLTVVGRDPVRLRSFLQAYEDSALTVVEGGPRAVADADVVACCTSARTPLFDGAILPPHATVTAVGSHEPDAREVDDAAVRRSTVVVEARTAALREAGDIIQPVRAGVLNPETLVTLAALVRGTAVVDRSRPRLFKSVGMAWEDLVVAGAAYEAVAGTGGGRGGPDGGE; encoded by the coding sequence ATGGCCGGCCAAGAGACGGCGACCGTCATGATCGGGGCCGACGAGGTCCGCGCCGCCGTACCGATGCCCACCGCGATCGCCGCCCTCCAGGGCGCGTTGCGCGAAGGGCTCGACCCGGAGACCGACCCCGCCCGCTCCGTGGTGCCGGTCGAGCACGGCCAACTGCTCCTGATGCCCTCCCAGTCACGGCACTACGCCGGCGTCAAGATCGCGTCCGTGGCACCGGCCAATCCGGGCCTGGGGCGCCCCCGCATCCAGGGGAACTACCTGCTCCTTGACGCGGAGACCCTCACCCCGCTGGCCGTTCTCGACGGCGTCGCCCTGACCGCGATCCGCACCGCGGCGGTCTCCGCGGCGGCCGCGGACCTGCTCGCCGACCCCGGCGCCGAACGCCTCGTCGTCTTCGGCACCGGCCCGCAGGCGCACAGCCACGTGGAGGCGCTCCGCGCCGTCCGCCCCCTCCGCCACCTCACCGTCGTGGGTCGCGACCCCGTACGCCTGCGGTCCTTCCTCCAGGCGTACGAGGACTCGGCGCTGACCGTGGTGGAGGGCGGGCCGCGGGCGGTGGCCGACGCGGACGTCGTCGCGTGCTGCACCAGTGCCCGTACGCCGCTGTTCGACGGCGCGATCCTGCCCCCGCACGCGACCGTCACCGCCGTCGGCTCCCACGAGCCCGACGCCCGCGAGGTGGACGACGCGGCCGTGCGCCGTTCGACGGTGGTCGTCGAGGCGCGCACGGCGGCGCTCCGCGAGGCCGGCGACATCATCCAGCCCGTCCGCGCGGGCGTGCTGAATCCCGAGACGCTGGTGACCCTCGCCGCCCTGGTCCGCGGCACGGCGGTGGTCGACCGGTCCCGCCCCCGGCTTTTCAAGAGCGTCGGCATGGCGTGGGAGGATCTCGTCGTCGCCGGCGCCGCGTACGAGGCGGTCGCCGGGACGGGAGGCGGGAGAGGGGGTCCGGACGGTGGTGAATGA
- a CDS encoding FitA-like ribbon-helix-helix domain-containing protein encodes MATLYVRDLSEEALTELKIRAARNRQSLQAYARTLLEEEAATPALEDVVARIREQATARLSTDEVLEAIGRGRRHE; translated from the coding sequence ATGGCGACTCTCTATGTACGGGACCTGTCCGAGGAAGCGCTCACCGAGCTGAAGATCAGAGCTGCCCGCAACCGGCAGTCGCTCCAGGCCTATGCCCGGACGCTGCTGGAGGAAGAGGCGGCGACCCCCGCTCTCGAGGACGTCGTCGCTCGCATCCGCGAGCAGGCCACGGCGCGGCTGTCCACGGACGAGGTGCTGGAGGCCATCGGGCGCGGAAGGCGGCACGAGTGA
- the sdhC gene encoding succinate dehydrogenase, cytochrome b556 subunit: MPAGTLYRGREGMWSWVAHRVTGVLIFFFLFVHVLDTALVRVSPEAYDEVVATYKNPIVALLEYGLVAAILFHALNGLRVIAVDFWSKGPRYQKQMLWTVMGIWLVLMVGAIYPVLGHAARELFGS; encoded by the coding sequence GTGCCGGCTGGAACGCTGTACCGCGGCCGGGAAGGTATGTGGTCCTGGGTGGCTCATCGAGTCACCGGCGTCCTCATCTTCTTCTTCCTGTTCGTACACGTGCTGGACACCGCTCTCGTCCGCGTCTCCCCCGAGGCGTACGACGAGGTTGTGGCGACGTACAAGAATCCGATCGTCGCGCTGCTGGAGTACGGCCTCGTCGCCGCCATCCTCTTCCACGCGCTCAACGGCCTCCGGGTCATCGCCGTGGACTTCTGGTCCAAGGGCCCGCGCTACCAGAAGCAGATGCTCTGGACCGTCATGGGCATCTGGCTCGTGCTGATGGTGGGCGCGATCTACCCGGTCCTCGGCCACGCCGCACGTGAACTGTTCGGGAGCTGA
- a CDS encoding 2-oxo-4-hydroxy-4-carboxy-5-ureidoimidazoline decarboxylase: MRIPAPAGPSRPAPLLPGLDRFNTAPSGAAEAALLACCGSRRWGRRIVAHRPYPDLDALLAAADEAGYDLGTADLDEALRDECSPALHPGAPAAAHTALRAALSAYESRFGHAFVISLDGFHPDEQPDQVLAAIRSRLGNDPDEERVVAADELRRLARARLAHLVADRPEEPEPAPIARPCLFDHT, from the coding sequence CTGCGGATCCCGGCGCCGGCCGGGCCCTCCCGTCCCGCGCCGCTCCTGCCCGGACTGGACCGCTTCAACACCGCCCCGTCGGGTGCGGCCGAAGCGGCGCTCCTCGCCTGCTGCGGAAGCCGCCGCTGGGGCCGGCGGATCGTGGCCCACCGCCCCTACCCGGATCTGGACGCCCTCCTCGCCGCCGCCGACGAGGCCGGCTACGACCTGGGCACCGCCGACCTCGACGAGGCCCTGCGCGACGAGTGCTCCCCCGCCCTGCACCCCGGCGCCCCCGCCGCCGCGCACACCGCGCTGCGCGCCGCCCTCAGCGCCTACGAGAGCCGCTTCGGCCACGCCTTCGTCATCAGCCTGGACGGCTTCCACCCGGACGAGCAGCCCGATCAGGTGCTGGCCGCGATCCGCTCACGACTCGGCAACGATCCGGACGAGGAGCGGGTGGTCGCCGCGGACGAGCTGCGCAGACTGGCCCGCGCCCGGCTGGCGCACCTGGTCGCCGACCGCCCGGAAGAGCCGGAACCGGCTCCGATAGCCCGTCCGTGCCTGTTTGATCACACATAA
- a CDS encoding MFS transporter: MTAATHPAPRQARKVLLSSLIGSTVEWYEFFIYGTAASLVFDDWFFPGFDPLVSTLLSLSTFAIAFVARPVGGVVFGHFGDRLGRKSMLVLTLTLMGAATFAIGLLPTYEQIGVAAPLLLVLVRLVQGFSLGGEYGGAVLMSVEHADPRRRGLYGAVVNTGTGWGLLLANLLFLAVTQLPDDDFRSWGWRIPFLLSAVLVGLGLFIRLKVTESPDFDAAKRAGEVHRAPAIEVLRRHSAPVALMAVAYLATGVTFYVGTVFSLSYGTEFIGVSKDAMLGLVLAGTALTIVAIPLFGRWSDRIGRKGLFLAGVAGMAVLPYAWFASLDSGSTALMLLGFLVLFTAWSATYAAMPTFFAHAIPVDVRYTGLSIGYTLGTVLGGGFAPMIATYLLDRTDDWTAIAVYMSAAGVLSFVAALILKERQEAPVTEERAAAVFR, from the coding sequence ATGACCGCGGCGACGCACCCCGCACCACGCCAGGCCCGCAAGGTCCTGCTGTCGAGCCTCATCGGCAGCACCGTCGAGTGGTACGAGTTCTTCATCTACGGCACGGCCGCCTCACTCGTCTTCGACGACTGGTTCTTCCCGGGCTTCGATCCGCTCGTGTCCACCCTGCTCTCGCTGTCCACCTTCGCCATCGCCTTCGTCGCGCGCCCGGTCGGCGGCGTCGTCTTCGGCCACTTCGGCGACCGCCTCGGACGCAAGTCGATGCTCGTGCTCACCCTGACCCTGATGGGCGCCGCCACCTTCGCCATCGGCCTGCTGCCCACGTACGAGCAGATAGGCGTCGCGGCACCGCTGCTCCTCGTGCTCGTCCGCCTCGTCCAGGGCTTCTCGCTCGGCGGCGAGTACGGCGGCGCCGTGCTGATGAGCGTCGAGCACGCCGACCCGCGCCGCCGCGGCCTGTACGGAGCGGTCGTCAACACCGGAACGGGCTGGGGACTTCTCCTCGCCAACCTGCTCTTCCTCGCCGTGACCCAACTCCCCGACGACGACTTCCGCTCCTGGGGCTGGCGCATCCCGTTCCTGCTCAGCGCCGTGCTGGTCGGGCTCGGCCTCTTCATCCGCCTCAAGGTGACGGAAAGCCCCGACTTCGACGCGGCCAAGCGCGCCGGAGAGGTCCACCGGGCACCGGCGATCGAGGTGCTGCGCCGCCACAGCGCCCCCGTGGCCCTCATGGCCGTCGCCTACCTCGCCACCGGAGTCACCTTCTACGTGGGCACGGTCTTCTCCCTGAGCTACGGCACCGAGTTCATCGGCGTGAGCAAGGACGCGATGCTCGGACTCGTCCTCGCCGGCACGGCGCTCACCATCGTCGCCATCCCGCTCTTCGGCCGCTGGTCCGACCGCATCGGCCGCAAGGGCCTCTTCCTCGCCGGCGTCGCGGGCATGGCCGTGCTGCCGTACGCGTGGTTCGCGTCCCTGGACAGCGGCAGCACCGCGCTCATGCTGCTCGGGTTCCTCGTCCTGTTCACCGCGTGGTCCGCGACGTACGCGGCGATGCCCACGTTCTTCGCCCACGCGATCCCCGTCGACGTGCGCTACACCGGCCTGTCGATCGGCTACACGCTGGGCACCGTCCTGGGCGGCGGGTTCGCCCCGATGATCGCGACCTATCTGCTCGACCGTACCGACGACTGGACGGCCATCGCCGTGTACATGAGCGCCGCCGGGGTGCTGTCCTTCGTGGCCGCGCTCATCCTGAAGGAGCGCCAGGAGGCGCCGGTGACGGAGGAGAGGGCCGCCGCGGTGTTCCGGTGA
- a CDS encoding N-acetylmuramoyl-L-alanine amidase yields MRSRALRRSRNAVLAASVAVGIALAGPAGPAVPVAPTSSPPTPAPASAKGGDVHTVPVPDGDDPTERTIPARTTQPFSLIGLTWDDPYAELGGTAEVRTRDSRTRTWSDWQALDADVRAPESGPESGTASGTASENESGTERADTTMRGGTSPLWTGPSDGIQLRATGDALPEGLRVDLVDPEGAEDVRLPAATRAEAPAGAPAMTMRAGWGADESMVLDPPRYNRTTKAVFVHHTAGTNSYTCADSASIVRGIFTYHVKSQGWNDIGYHFLVDKCGKVFEGRAGGIDKPVQGAHTAGFNTDTSSISVLGDYMTATTVPAVRQAVATVAAWKLGLYGLDPAGSVRLTAATDNGKFEAGETATLKRISGHRDGSATDCPGDHLYADLPKIRALASASASGLVPDGSDAGAEADTDTDAVADTDTDTDSGTGWDEEPATDAPAADAATGDFDADGYEDAAVTYRTAAGDAPLVLLRGTKRGPATATPAVLHGAGGRAVAAGDLNGDGYDDLAVWTGSGIATFHGSPAGLTTTGAPTVEGLRNLGPSFAARDTDGDGYAELVAGGVVVADGSPDGIVRAAAPRVNRP; encoded by the coding sequence ATGAGAAGCCGCGCCCTGAGGCGCTCACGTAACGCCGTGCTCGCCGCCTCCGTCGCCGTGGGGATCGCCCTCGCAGGGCCCGCGGGGCCCGCCGTGCCGGTCGCTCCCACCTCCTCGCCGCCGACGCCCGCGCCCGCGTCCGCGAAGGGCGGCGACGTGCACACCGTGCCCGTGCCCGACGGCGACGACCCGACGGAGCGCACGATCCCCGCCCGCACCACGCAGCCGTTCAGCTTGATCGGCCTGACCTGGGACGACCCGTACGCCGAGCTGGGCGGCACCGCCGAGGTCCGCACCCGGGACAGCAGGACGCGCACCTGGTCCGACTGGCAGGCGCTCGACGCCGACGTCCGCGCGCCCGAGTCGGGACCCGAGTCGGGGACTGCGTCAGGGACTGCGTCGGAGAACGAGTCGGGGACCGAGCGGGCGGACACCACGATGCGCGGCGGGACCTCGCCGCTGTGGACCGGGCCGTCCGACGGCATCCAGCTGCGGGCCACCGGCGACGCGTTGCCGGAGGGCCTGCGCGTCGACCTGGTCGACCCGGAGGGCGCCGAGGACGTGCGGCTGCCGGCGGCGACACGCGCGGAAGCACCGGCGGGCGCCCCCGCCATGACGATGCGCGCGGGCTGGGGCGCCGACGAGTCGATGGTCCTCGACCCGCCCCGGTACAACCGCACGACCAAGGCCGTCTTCGTCCACCACACCGCGGGCACCAACTCCTACACGTGCGCCGACTCGGCCTCCATCGTCCGCGGCATCTTCACGTACCACGTCAAGAGCCAGGGCTGGAACGACATCGGCTACCACTTCCTCGTCGACAAGTGCGGCAAGGTCTTCGAGGGGCGCGCGGGCGGCATCGACAAGCCCGTCCAGGGCGCGCACACCGCGGGCTTCAACACCGACACGAGCAGCATCTCGGTCCTCGGCGACTACATGACGGCCACGACGGTTCCGGCCGTACGGCAGGCGGTCGCGACGGTCGCCGCCTGGAAGCTCGGGCTCTACGGGCTCGACCCGGCGGGGTCCGTCCGGCTGACCGCGGCCACCGACAACGGCAAGTTCGAGGCCGGGGAGACGGCCACGCTCAAGCGGATCTCCGGGCATCGCGACGGCTCGGCGACCGACTGCCCCGGCGACCATCTGTACGCCGACCTGCCCAAGATCCGCGCGCTGGCGTCGGCGTCCGCCTCCGGCCTCGTCCCGGACGGATCCGACGCCGGAGCCGAAGCCGACACCGACACCGACGCTGTTGCCGATACGGATACGGATACGGATTCCGGCACCGGCTGGGACGAGGAACCCGCCACCGACGCCCCCGCCGCGGACGCCGCGACCGGCGACTTCGACGCGGACGGGTACGAGGACGCCGCCGTCACCTACCGTACGGCGGCGGGCGACGCGCCCCTCGTCCTGCTGCGGGGCACCAAACGCGGCCCGGCGACCGCGACCCCCGCCGTCCTGCACGGCGCCGGCGGGCGGGCCGTCGCCGCGGGCGACCTCAACGGCGACGGGTACGACGACCTCGCGGTGTGGACCGGCAGCGGCATCGCCACCTTCCACGGCTCCCCCGCCGGGCTCACCACCACTGGCGCGCCCACCGTCGAAGGGCTGCGGAACCTCGGTCCGTCCTTCGCGGCGCGGGACACCGACGGCGACGGGTACGCCGAACTCGTCGCCGGGGGCGTGGTCGTGGCGGACGGCAGCCCGGACGGGATCGTCCGGGCGGCGGCCCCGCGGGTCAACAGGCCCTGA
- a CDS encoding type II toxin-antitoxin system VapC family toxin, which produces MIVVDAGALVMLLADSGPVGEAVRTRVQGERLVAPYLVDVEVTSALLGRHRGGKLTDSELDAALTAFTMLPVRRLEHMPLLPRVRELYVNLSAYDAVYVALAEGFAVPLVTTDGRIKDGAAARSAKCPVEVFNERTAGPS; this is translated from the coding sequence GTGATCGTCGTGGACGCCGGAGCACTGGTGATGCTCCTCGCCGATTCCGGACCCGTGGGCGAAGCCGTCCGCACCCGCGTCCAGGGCGAACGCCTGGTCGCCCCGTACTTGGTGGACGTCGAGGTGACCTCAGCGCTGCTCGGCCGGCACCGGGGCGGGAAACTCACCGACTCGGAGCTGGACGCCGCGCTGACGGCCTTCACGATGCTGCCGGTGCGACGGCTTGAGCACATGCCGTTGCTGCCGCGCGTTCGGGAGCTCTACGTGAACCTGTCCGCTTACGACGCCGTATACGTGGCTCTGGCGGAGGGGTTCGCCGTACCGCTGGTGACGACCGATGGGCGGATCAAGGACGGTGCGGCCGCCAGATCGGCGAAGTGCCCGGTCGAGGTGTTCAACGAGCGCACCGCCGGGCCCTCGTGA
- a CDS encoding glycoside hydrolase family 20 protein, whose translation MIWQSTRARAGRARLTAPAAAAALAALTAVVSCSSGAGGGADGGSPGGVRGQAQPPAAVTPSPTPSPTKTYPLSTAPRTIPSVRTHEAARGPGWRPGPGSAVVVAKGSEVLADEARLLSQELKTGVRNGGPVRAGDVELALGSAAPDPASAAPESYTLTTRDNRVRITGPDEAGVFYGTRTLKQAVRSGGAMPEGVVRDRPDRPQRGLNVDIARKHYTAGWIEARLREMADLKLNQLGLHFSDDQGFRIASDSHPEVVSAQHLSKEEVRRIIALAQSLHITVVPEIDSPGHLGAVMKAHPQLQLRNINGVPRQGAVDISNPESARIVDDLLREYSGLFPGRWFHIGADEYQALTVRDPESSYPQLARAAQQRFGPGARVQDLATGWLNDRAAVVRGQQKQPKAWNDGFFRGGVVSGDKNVEVEYWTGKELGSREPQEYLAEGRKVVNLNDEYLYYVLGEPNEFTYPTGRRIYEQWTPLVLRGTTAVPARYSSQILGGRLAIWSDLAGAQTQEQVAAGVRMPLRAVAQKLWTPGQPPLDWAGFTALSDRLG comes from the coding sequence ATGATCTGGCAGTCCACGCGCGCACGGGCCGGTCGCGCCCGGCTCACCGCCCCGGCGGCCGCCGCCGCCCTCGCCGCGCTGACCGCGGTGGTGTCCTGCTCCTCCGGCGCCGGGGGCGGCGCGGACGGCGGTTCACCGGGGGGCGTACGAGGTCAGGCGCAGCCCCCCGCGGCCGTCACCCCCTCGCCCACACCGTCCCCCACGAAGACCTATCCGCTCTCCACGGCGCCCCGCACCATCCCCTCCGTGCGCACCCACGAAGCGGCGCGCGGCCCCGGCTGGCGGCCCGGCCCCGGCAGCGCCGTCGTCGTCGCCAAGGGCAGCGAGGTGCTCGCCGACGAGGCACGGCTGCTCTCGCAGGAGCTGAAGACCGGCGTCCGCAACGGCGGCCCGGTCCGCGCCGGGGACGTCGAGCTGGCCCTCGGCTCCGCCGCACCGGACCCGGCATCGGCGGCCCCGGAGTCGTACACCCTCACCACCCGCGACAACCGGGTCCGGATCACCGGGCCCGACGAGGCCGGCGTCTTCTACGGCACCCGCACCCTGAAGCAGGCCGTCCGCTCGGGCGGCGCCATGCCCGAGGGCGTCGTCCGCGACCGGCCCGACCGGCCCCAGCGCGGCCTCAACGTCGACATCGCGCGCAAGCACTACACGGCGGGCTGGATCGAGGCCCGGCTGCGCGAGATGGCCGACCTCAAGCTCAACCAGCTCGGCCTGCACTTCTCCGACGACCAGGGCTTCCGCATCGCCTCCGACTCGCACCCCGAGGTCGTCTCCGCGCAGCACCTCTCCAAGGAGGAGGTGCGCCGGATCATCGCCCTCGCGCAGAGCCTGCACATCACGGTCGTGCCCGAGATCGACTCGCCGGGGCACCTGGGCGCGGTCATGAAGGCCCATCCGCAGCTCCAGCTCCGCAACATCAACGGCGTGCCGCGCCAGGGCGCCGTCGACATCTCGAACCCCGAGTCGGCGCGGATCGTGGACGATCTGCTGCGCGAGTACTCCGGGCTCTTCCCCGGCCGCTGGTTCCACATCGGCGCCGACGAGTACCAGGCGCTGACCGTGCGCGACCCCGAGAGCTCGTACCCGCAGCTCGCCCGCGCGGCGCAGCAGCGGTTCGGCCCGGGGGCCCGCGTCCAGGACCTGGCGACCGGCTGGCTGAACGACCGGGCGGCGGTGGTGCGGGGGCAGCAGAAGCAGCCCAAGGCGTGGAACGACGGGTTCTTCCGCGGCGGCGTCGTCTCCGGCGACAAGAATGTCGAGGTCGAGTACTGGACCGGTAAGGAGCTCGGGTCGCGCGAGCCGCAGGAATACCTGGCCGAGGGCCGCAAGGTCGTCAACCTCAACGACGAGTACCTCTACTACGTGCTCGGCGAGCCGAACGAGTTCACGTACCCCACCGGCCGCCGCATCTACGAGCAGTGGACACCGCTGGTGCTGCGCGGCACGACCGCCGTCCCCGCGCGCTACTCCTCGCAGATCCTCGGCGGCCGGCTCGCGATCTGGAGCGACCTCGCCGGGGCGCAGACCCAGGAGCAGGTGGCGGCGGGCGTCCGGATGCCACTGCGCGCGGTGGCGCAGAAGCTGTGGACGCCGGGTCAGCCGCCGCTCGACTGGGCGGGGTTCACGGCGCTGTCGGACCGGCTGGGCTGA